A single Crateriforma conspicua DNA region contains:
- a CDS encoding protein kinase domain-containing protein, with product MPELTTVPEQTTHPSPTDLHAFGLGQLPPDEATAIERHISECEPCCETIADLSSADTFIELLQSADQEPNAQTADHQSGTTNQSSAGVPEPLAQHPRYEIIDLIGKGGMGDVYKARHRKMERTVALKVINRGLVRKAEAVDRFHREVKAAAQLSHPNIVTAYDADHAGDFHFMVMEYVDGVDLSQTVKKRGALPVAEACDYIRQAAIGLQHAHECGMVHRDIKPHNMMVTADGTIKILDFGLASLAPEAIPASDTVAVRSDLTAAGALMGTPDFISPEQATDARSVDIRSDIYSLGATFYFLLSGRPLFADGSVMEKLKGHAQFEPEPLNSLRDDVPTDLAIIISKMIAKDPEERFQTPVEVADALSKFKVAVAGGAVSASTEVEKAKPAFAALTLRRVPTLIALAIATVLAFGLLSVKGCGDPAQETQNAYTDLSSYLQTGKKTKHNTYSVNALNVLTDSSEGRKLLAKIDADSEELSFANFEDAGAKHAIDWAAALIHDDRVTPRQRELTVTVQHESGSYGPVGSAPSQFHLESVRIAKGGGFSGPKLVIGFAASDRAKDRQVVQETFQLKPGKRYEVDVDLVDVIDGSIDWIDLWRNGKEKAPEVHSGDDQPATAAASPSKPELKVTSKTVNKGTAGLPSLYDWNFKGRDLGDLKVRLLLAQNGKIEVMQEFDFEEIPTEFANTVRLEVRNDATGADRKRRVNAILFVESPVPSRSATVNEDKGLSISVEAPFSNTTELADLEPIDPGQTQLLLALSYWKGDMTHDLSMESMTAATKDGNATFLFVTLDWSPANPDVTQLQGDWETSSVTESGEQLATENGFGGLLLQIKGNRFVIKERTPNGDISDVDTGRIEIGSTATPKTIDFIDRDQPNQRSLGIYELNDGVLRICLVEQGGTDSPAGERIADSKPVKRPTTFDSPGDSNVMFMEFRRKQPDENEQSTRDVFDTTYINKDTVGLLVAHPQRILTRKSKVKEGFDQMFARIAESEGLDIRNLRQVVAQLGPPPLSSRTIRNFFDEQIWTLILRFNDPVDVTSYIDNHASGYTQAEHKGETYYQHDGRMEMWFPDDRTLVCAAERRILSLIDEPEGKGLMAARLGRADAVDDLLLEFDVRSAGPLLLESLPAEAQDPEVYPVIEQASEQLRRITLTAKQTSDTPILARFQAIDAETARALHDQASVLLETAKRGWPKLRESIRERPDDENTKLASAFADEVDSLVPAIRLTVDEDQLLVRVDEEDGVDLVGLLVFFMLID from the coding sequence GTGCCTGAGCTAACAACCGTGCCTGAGCAAACAACCCACCCCAGCCCTACCGATTTACACGCTTTCGGACTTGGACAACTTCCTCCTGATGAAGCGACTGCTATCGAGAGACATATCAGCGAGTGTGAACCTTGCTGCGAGACCATTGCCGATCTTTCATCCGCTGACACGTTCATTGAGCTTCTGCAGAGCGCAGATCAGGAACCAAACGCTCAGACAGCGGATCACCAGTCGGGCACTACCAATCAGAGTTCGGCGGGCGTTCCCGAGCCGCTCGCTCAGCACCCGCGATACGAGATCATCGATCTGATCGGCAAAGGCGGCATGGGCGACGTCTACAAAGCTCGCCACCGGAAGATGGAACGGACGGTGGCGCTAAAGGTCATCAATCGCGGACTGGTTCGGAAAGCCGAAGCCGTGGATCGTTTCCATCGTGAAGTGAAGGCCGCCGCGCAACTGTCTCATCCCAACATTGTGACCGCCTATGACGCCGATCATGCCGGCGACTTTCACTTCATGGTGATGGAGTACGTCGACGGAGTCGATTTGTCTCAGACGGTCAAGAAGCGAGGAGCGTTGCCCGTCGCCGAAGCATGCGATTACATCCGGCAGGCAGCGATCGGGCTGCAACACGCTCACGAATGCGGCATGGTGCATCGCGATATCAAGCCTCACAACATGATGGTGACTGCGGATGGCACGATCAAGATTCTCGATTTCGGTCTAGCCTCACTCGCACCTGAAGCGATCCCAGCCTCCGACACTGTGGCAGTTCGATCTGACTTAACGGCAGCGGGCGCCCTCATGGGGACTCCCGATTTTATTTCGCCAGAACAGGCCACTGACGCCCGCAGCGTTGATATTCGAAGCGATATCTACAGTCTCGGCGCGACATTCTATTTTCTGTTGTCCGGCCGCCCGCTGTTCGCTGATGGAAGCGTGATGGAGAAACTGAAGGGGCACGCACAGTTCGAACCTGAGCCCCTGAATTCTCTACGCGATGATGTACCAACTGATCTCGCGATCATCATTTCAAAAATGATCGCCAAGGATCCGGAAGAGCGATTTCAAACGCCCGTGGAAGTGGCGGACGCCCTCTCAAAGTTCAAGGTTGCCGTCGCGGGAGGCGCAGTATCGGCGAGCACCGAGGTCGAAAAGGCCAAGCCTGCCTTCGCTGCTTTGACGCTTCGAAGAGTCCCTACATTGATAGCCTTGGCCATCGCGACAGTACTTGCTTTTGGACTGTTGAGCGTGAAGGGCTGCGGTGATCCTGCTCAGGAAACGCAGAATGCGTACACCGATCTCAGTTCGTATCTTCAAACGGGAAAGAAGACGAAGCATAACACCTACTCCGTAAATGCCCTGAACGTGCTGACCGACAGCAGCGAGGGTCGGAAGCTGCTGGCAAAAATCGATGCAGATTCAGAGGAGCTTTCCTTTGCCAACTTTGAAGATGCGGGAGCGAAACACGCCATCGACTGGGCCGCGGCACTCATTCACGACGACCGTGTAACTCCACGGCAACGTGAACTCACGGTGACGGTACAGCATGAGAGTGGGAGCTACGGACCAGTTGGGAGTGCGCCCAGTCAGTTTCATCTGGAGAGTGTCCGGATAGCGAAAGGTGGAGGTTTCTCCGGGCCTAAACTCGTGATCGGTTTTGCAGCATCGGATCGGGCCAAAGACCGACAGGTCGTGCAGGAGACATTTCAGCTGAAACCGGGAAAGCGTTACGAAGTGGACGTTGACCTCGTCGACGTGATTGACGGTTCGATTGACTGGATCGATCTATGGAGAAATGGAAAAGAAAAAGCCCCCGAGGTTCATTCCGGCGACGATCAACCAGCGACTGCCGCAGCATCGCCAAGCAAGCCCGAACTCAAAGTCACCAGCAAGACGGTCAACAAGGGCACGGCTGGACTACCGAGTCTGTACGACTGGAACTTCAAGGGCCGTGACCTCGGTGATTTGAAGGTCCGATTACTGCTCGCTCAGAACGGAAAGATCGAAGTTATGCAGGAATTTGATTTCGAAGAGATTCCGACCGAGTTCGCCAATACGGTTCGCCTAGAGGTGAGAAATGATGCGACAGGTGCGGACCGCAAGCGAAGGGTGAACGCCATTCTTTTTGTCGAATCTCCAGTCCCCTCGCGTAGTGCAACTGTCAATGAAGACAAAGGGCTCTCGATCAGCGTCGAAGCCCCGTTCAGTAACACAACTGAACTAGCCGATCTGGAACCGATCGACCCGGGGCAGACACAATTGCTGCTTGCCTTGAGCTACTGGAAAGGGGACATGACCCACGACCTCTCGATGGAGTCGATGACTGCAGCGACAAAGGACGGCAATGCCACCTTCCTGTTTGTCACGCTTGACTGGTCGCCCGCGAATCCGGACGTCACACAACTCCAGGGCGACTGGGAAACCTCGTCGGTCACCGAAAGCGGAGAACAGCTTGCCACTGAAAACGGCTTTGGCGGCCTCCTGCTCCAGATCAAGGGCAACAGGTTTGTTATCAAGGAAAGGACGCCCAACGGTGATATTTCCGACGTTGACACTGGTCGGATCGAGATCGGCAGCACAGCGACCCCCAAAACCATTGACTTCATTGACCGCGACCAACCCAATCAACGATCTCTGGGCATCTACGAACTCAACGACGGTGTGCTGCGAATTTGTCTGGTCGAGCAAGGCGGGACTGATTCCCCTGCGGGGGAACGCATCGCCGACTCGAAACCCGTCAAGCGTCCCACGACGTTTGATTCCCCAGGTGACAGCAACGTTATGTTCATGGAGTTCCGGCGCAAGCAACCGGACGAGAACGAGCAATCGACTCGTGATGTATTCGACACGACCTACATCAACAAAGACACGGTAGGTTTACTGGTTGCTCACCCACAGCGGATCCTCACTCGGAAATCAAAGGTGAAGGAAGGGTTTGACCAGATGTTCGCAAGAATCGCTGAGTCCGAGGGCCTCGATATCAGAAACCTTCGCCAGGTCGTCGCACAACTAGGCCCGCCTCCCCTAAGCAGCAGGACGATCAGAAACTTCTTTGATGAACAAATCTGGACGTTGATTCTTCGTTTCAATGACCCGGTCGACGTAACGTCATACATCGACAACCACGCGTCAGGATACACGCAAGCGGAGCACAAAGGCGAAACGTACTATCAACATGATGGCAGAATGGAGATGTGGTTTCCCGATGACCGAACTCTGGTCTGTGCCGCGGAACGGCGAATTCTGAGTCTTATTGACGAGCCTGAAGGGAAGGGACTGATGGCCGCGCGGCTGGGACGCGCTGACGCAGTAGACGACCTGCTGTTGGAGTTCGACGTTCGCAGTGCCGGGCCATTGCTGCTCGAATCGCTGCCAGCCGAGGCACAGGATCCGGAGGTGTACCCGGTCATCGAACAGGCCAGCGAGCAACTCAGAAGGATCACGCTGACCGCAAAGCAGACTTCGGATACGCCGATCCTCGCGCGATTCCAGGCAATCGATGCGGAGACCGCACGAGCGCTCCATGACCAAGCCTCGGTCTTGCTGGAAACAGCCAAACGTGGCTGGCCGAAGCTCAGAGAATCGATTCGTGAGCGTCCTGACGACGAAAACACAAAGCTGGCCAGTGCATTTGCCGACGAGGTCGATTCTCTGGTTCCCGCCATACGACTGACCGTCGACGAAGATCAGTTGTTGGTTCGAGTTGATGAAGAGGACGGCGTCGATCTCGTTGGTTTGCTCGTCTTCTTTATGCTGATTGACTGA
- a CDS encoding site-specific integrase translates to MLSFYFRDPKRLAAMESNHLSAFLNEAAVYFHAQGYFFKYARASLGYSAAFGDWLKCQRVKIDSISDDHVVQFFDSVSPDANSPRRKRAVSAVNNVLSLVRKKHPPRLSSSFAEKEVERFSEFLRTERGLARGTVEHHQRGLLLFFRSMFGNCQISMKRLSAESVHKYVTGLPHRSQQRNCCAALRAYFRFLRMNGICTSNLQQCLPVVRSNRMALSPKWLGDGDAAKLLQAVDRSTKIGRRNYAAILCMMDLGVRVGDVAVLRLDDIDWTHGTIRISNHKRGRPYDLPLPDRTGVAIADYLRKGRPATPHRNVFLRHTHPIGQPASAASLKRMVSVAWKRAGFTGPNRGTHILRHTMATCLKHEGQSLKSIADVLGHHSLQTTTLYAQVDLPALRRVAGEWPEVTV, encoded by the coding sequence ATGTTGAGCTTCTATTTTCGCGATCCCAAGCGGCTTGCCGCGATGGAAAGCAATCACCTGTCGGCGTTCCTCAACGAGGCTGCCGTGTACTTCCATGCCCAAGGTTACTTCTTCAAGTACGCACGAGCATCATTGGGTTACTCCGCCGCATTTGGCGACTGGCTAAAATGTCAGAGAGTTAAGATCGATTCAATCTCTGACGACCATGTCGTGCAGTTTTTCGATTCAGTCTCTCCGGACGCAAACAGTCCGCGGAGAAAGCGTGCGGTTTCGGCTGTCAACAACGTTCTCTCGTTGGTCCGGAAGAAGCATCCGCCAAGACTTTCATCCAGCTTTGCTGAGAAGGAGGTTGAACGTTTCTCTGAGTTCCTCCGAACTGAGCGAGGTTTAGCGCGCGGGACGGTCGAACATCACCAACGAGGATTGTTGTTGTTCTTTAGAAGCATGTTTGGCAATTGCCAAATTTCGATGAAGCGACTGTCAGCCGAAAGTGTTCACAAATATGTGACAGGCTTGCCGCATCGAAGTCAGCAGCGGAATTGCTGTGCGGCATTGCGAGCCTACTTTCGATTTCTCCGCATGAATGGGATCTGCACCAGCAACTTACAACAGTGTTTACCGGTCGTCCGCAGCAATCGAATGGCGTTGTCGCCGAAATGGCTGGGTGATGGCGATGCTGCAAAGCTGCTACAAGCGGTTGACCGATCCACCAAGATTGGTAGGCGAAATTATGCCGCGATTCTTTGCATGATGGACTTAGGAGTACGGGTCGGCGATGTAGCTGTGCTTCGATTGGATGACATTGATTGGACCCATGGGACGATTCGGATTTCAAACCACAAGCGCGGCAGACCTTATGACTTACCATTGCCGGATCGAACAGGTGTTGCCATCGCCGATTATCTGCGAAAGGGTCGCCCCGCAACTCCGCACCGCAATGTGTTCTTGCGTCACACGCATCCAATTGGTCAGCCTGCATCGGCAGCATCTCTGAAGCGGATGGTTTCAGTTGCATGGAAACGAGCTGGGTTTACCGGACCGAATCGTGGCACCCACATTCTCCGTCACACGATGGCGACATGTTTGAAGCATGAGGGACAAAGCTTGAAGTCAATCGCAGATGTGCTTGGGCACCATTCCTTGCAAACGACAACCCTGTATGCACAGGTCGATTTACCAGCGCTTCGTCGTGTAGCAGGTGAGTGGCCGGAGGTGACAGTATGA
- a CDS encoding amidoligase family protein, with protein MPENDPTPIGGYHNGLPVSWLPAGWKAERDSSIMTLGRGRKGCEFVSPVLRGYEGLQSVMTAVDAIAARGGRVNYSTGIHVTVSFGNDAAALSRLISLIGNHERAIYASTGTRRREQNRWAKRIKDYGNKDAAKRQCESDRHHLLNLTHLARGRNRIEIRAFAGSLNKDKIAGYLQIVLGLVELAINSKRCSGWDYAKKPGTKSCWDRPGAGEGETELNRLFYRLGWTKGWYKGDLRNKRFGELTAGDQTCDWRPVKKKLLAMARKYDRAV; from the coding sequence ATGCCCGAAAACGACCCCACGCCGATCGGCGGCTACCACAACGGGTTGCCGGTTTCTTGGTTGCCAGCGGGTTGGAAAGCCGAACGCGATTCGAGCATCATGACGCTCGGGCGAGGCCGAAAGGGTTGCGAATTCGTATCGCCGGTCCTCCGCGGATACGAAGGGCTGCAAAGCGTCATGACCGCGGTCGACGCGATCGCGGCCCGCGGCGGCCGGGTCAACTATTCGACCGGCATTCACGTAACGGTCAGCTTCGGCAACGACGCCGCGGCGCTCTCGCGACTCATCTCGCTGATCGGCAACCACGAACGGGCCATCTACGCTTCAACCGGAACACGACGCCGCGAACAAAACCGCTGGGCGAAACGGATCAAGGACTACGGCAACAAGGACGCCGCGAAACGCCAATGCGAATCGGATCGCCACCACCTGCTGAACCTCACGCACCTCGCCCGCGGCCGGAACCGAATCGAGATCAGGGCCTTCGCCGGCAGCCTCAACAAAGACAAAATTGCGGGGTACCTGCAAATTGTTTTGGGCTTGGTCGAACTGGCCATCAATAGCAAACGCTGCTCGGGCTGGGACTACGCCAAAAAGCCCGGAACCAAATCTTGCTGGGATCGACCGGGTGCCGGCGAAGGCGAAACGGAACTCAACCGGTTGTTCTATCGGCTTGGCTGGACGAAGGGTTGGTACAAGGGCGACCTGCGAAACAAACGATTCGGCGAACTGACCGCCGGCGACCAAACCTGCGATTGGCGGCCGGTCAAGAAAAAGCTGCTCGCCATGGCCCGCAAGTACGACCGGGCGGTGTGA
- a CDS encoding family 16 glycoside hydrolase, producing MPSITQREHQTKVRSAPAWNEVHIVARGDRLTHSINGVQMSKVIDKNQACRDPGLIAIELHADAPMTVQVRRLRIRTASTFAATRPEIPRIKMLKYNLTYKRLKMSREWLSLKQAVSDCCRFS from the coding sequence ATGCCATCAATCACCCAACGGGAGCATCAAACGAAGGTAAGGAGCGCTCCCGCGTGGAACGAAGTGCATATCGTTGCGAGAGGTGATCGCCTCACGCATTCCATCAACGGCGTTCAGATGAGCAAGGTCATCGACAAAAACCAAGCCTGCCGCGATCCAGGCCTCATCGCCATCGAACTTCATGCGGATGCCCCGATGACCGTCCAGGTGCGTCGTCTTCGTATCAGGACCGCGAGCACATTCGCGGCGACAAGGCCTGAAATACCCCGAATCAAGATGCTGAAGTACAACTTGACCTACAAACGATTGAAGATGAGCCGGGAGTGGTTGAGTTTAAAGCAAGCAGTAAGTGACTGCTGCCGATTCTCTTGA
- a CDS encoding tyrosine-type recombinase/integrase: MKKSGPDIPRHLQHFLGEHLVQDRGCSLNTVHSYRDALCAFLTYLQHKKNLAPRAITASDFSAENVVAFLSHLQRTKKCSDSTRNQRLSAIRAFARYLRWKEPLISSDMESILAIPSKRTSRQVLGFLDRDEMEAILDAPDANTWSGKRDRALLAMMYNTGARVSEVVSAIVSDVTLKPSGTFRFQGKGRKERLLPLWKSTSKTLGQWIKGTGLRPSQPLFPNARGAMMTRSGVEKRLKQAIIRATSARPSLVQKRISPHTLRHTTAMHLLQSGVDITLIAMWLGHESIETTHLYITANLELKEATLAALQPVKNSSMRFQPDDELLKFLKSL; the protein is encoded by the coding sequence ATGAAAAAATCTGGACCCGATATCCCACGTCATCTGCAGCATTTTCTCGGTGAGCATTTAGTGCAGGACCGTGGCTGTAGTCTCAACACGGTACATTCATACCGCGATGCTCTGTGCGCCTTCTTGACTTACCTTCAACATAAGAAAAACCTTGCGCCGCGAGCGATCACCGCAAGCGATTTCTCCGCGGAGAATGTTGTGGCGTTTCTCAGCCACCTGCAGCGGACTAAGAAATGCAGCGACTCAACTCGCAACCAACGCTTGTCGGCAATTCGTGCCTTCGCGAGGTACCTTCGTTGGAAGGAACCACTTATCTCAAGTGATATGGAGAGCATCCTCGCCATTCCATCAAAACGGACATCGCGGCAAGTGCTCGGCTTTCTGGACCGCGATGAAATGGAAGCTATCTTGGATGCGCCGGACGCAAACACCTGGAGCGGAAAGCGTGATCGAGCTCTGCTTGCAATGATGTACAACACGGGGGCACGGGTCTCCGAAGTCGTGAGTGCCATAGTGTCGGATGTGACGTTGAAACCAAGTGGAACGTTTCGGTTTCAAGGCAAAGGTCGAAAAGAGCGGCTGTTACCTCTTTGGAAATCAACATCAAAGACGCTTGGCCAGTGGATCAAGGGAACTGGGCTGCGACCATCGCAACCGCTGTTTCCCAACGCTCGAGGCGCGATGATGACACGCTCGGGGGTGGAAAAGCGACTGAAGCAGGCGATTATTCGAGCAACTTCAGCCCGTCCATCACTCGTGCAAAAGCGGATTTCGCCGCATACGTTACGTCACACGACAGCCATGCATCTTCTTCAATCCGGCGTCGACATTACGCTGATCGCAATGTGGCTCGGTCACGAAAGTATCGAAACAACGCACCTCTACATTACAGCGAACCTTGAACTTAAAGAGGCGACGCTCGCCGCTCTCCAGCCGGTCAAGAACAGCTCGATGCGATTTCAGCCGGACGATGAACTGCTGAAATTTCTGAAATCGTTGTAG
- a CDS encoding RNA polymerase sigma factor, translating to MNSHEEFESVVNAHWVDVVRLGILMFADETEAEEVAQQTFFKAYTAWDSFEGRSSVRTWLFRIAINVCRRNLTTRKRFQGERLDHHIELTHPEPDPREQQMKDEVRQALNRLPPPHRLILTLFCIEGLKHQEIARIFDVPEGTVWSRLHKAKQELRKELQAIED from the coding sequence ATGAACAGTCATGAAGAATTCGAGAGCGTGGTGAATGCCCATTGGGTCGACGTTGTTCGGCTCGGCATCCTGATGTTCGCTGATGAGACCGAAGCCGAGGAAGTCGCCCAGCAGACGTTCTTCAAGGCGTATACCGCGTGGGATTCATTCGAAGGTCGCTCGAGCGTCCGAACATGGCTGTTCCGCATCGCCATCAATGTTTGTCGGAGGAATCTCACCACTCGCAAACGTTTCCAAGGCGAACGACTCGACCATCACATCGAGCTGACGCATCCCGAGCCCGACCCGCGTGAACAACAGATGAAGGATGAGGTGAGGCAGGCCTTGAATCGACTACCGCCGCCTCATCGCTTGATTCTGACGCTGTTCTGCATCGAGGGCCTGAAGCATCAGGAAATCGCCAGGATCTTTGATGTTCCCGAAGGAACGGTCTGGTCGCGATTGCACAAGGCCAAACAAGAACTGAGAAAAGAACTTCAAGCAATCGAGGATTGA
- a CDS encoding terminase gpA endonuclease subunit, with protein sequence MQDESAFFAEYQNEPLPEETVGADQLTAEQVAAKINNLSRQRVPISGNHLTAFIDVQGKLLFYVVAAWDDDFTGYVVDYGTYPDQKRNYFTLRDARHMLAGAAEGTGLEGSIYAGLETLTQDLLGQEWQRDDGAAMKIGRCLIDANWGHSTNVVYQFCRQSPHASVLLPSHGRFVGASSNPFSEYKRRPGDRVGLNWRVPSINGKRAIRHVIYDTNWWKSFTHARLAVAMGDRGCLSIFGDRPDQHRMFAEQVTAEYFVRTEGRGRTVDEWKARPEQPDNHWLDCLVGSAVAASMQGALLFGTDVPAPPKIERVSFRDLQRKKRS encoded by the coding sequence TTGCAGGACGAGTCCGCGTTCTTCGCCGAGTACCAAAACGAACCGCTCCCCGAAGAAACTGTCGGCGCCGACCAACTCACCGCCGAACAGGTCGCTGCCAAGATCAATAATCTGTCACGACAACGCGTCCCGATCTCGGGCAACCACCTCACCGCGTTCATCGACGTCCAGGGGAAGTTGCTCTTCTATGTGGTCGCCGCGTGGGACGACGACTTCACCGGCTATGTTGTGGACTACGGCACCTACCCAGACCAAAAACGCAACTACTTCACGCTCCGCGATGCTCGTCACATGCTGGCTGGTGCCGCCGAAGGTACCGGACTCGAAGGTAGCATCTACGCCGGCCTCGAAACGTTGACACAAGACTTGCTCGGGCAAGAATGGCAACGCGACGACGGCGCGGCGATGAAGATTGGCCGGTGTTTGATCGACGCCAACTGGGGGCATTCGACGAACGTGGTTTATCAGTTCTGCCGGCAAAGCCCCCATGCCTCCGTCCTATTACCCTCGCACGGCAGATTCGTCGGCGCCTCATCCAACCCCTTCAGCGAATACAAACGCCGGCCGGGTGACCGCGTGGGCTTGAATTGGCGAGTGCCGTCGATCAACGGCAAGCGAGCAATTCGGCACGTAATCTACGACACCAATTGGTGGAAGTCGTTCACGCATGCACGTCTCGCCGTTGCGATGGGCGATCGTGGTTGCCTTTCGATCTTCGGCGATCGACCGGACCAACATCGCATGTTCGCCGAACAGGTCACGGCCGAATACTTCGTACGGACCGAAGGTCGCGGCCGGACAGTGGACGAATGGAAAGCCAGACCAGAGCAGCCGGACAACCACTGGCTTGATTGTCTCGTCGGCTCTGCCGTTGCAGCATCGATGCAGGGCGCACTTCTTTTTGGCACAGATGTTCCCGCGCCGCCGAAAATCGAGCGAGTGAGTTTCAGGGATCTTCAACGAAAGAAAAGAAGCTAG
- a CDS encoding tyrosine-type recombinase/integrase — protein sequence MSSLVERYIAYRRSLGYRIHSEAYLLRSFGQYADNHAAGRPLTVEVALQWATNCKGKKRIYHAKRLDVVRSLARYLAVFDDRTEIPMRGLLGRSYDRIPPYIFAPAEISLLLGTCLTYAPSFKRDPMTGLRNATVIGLLACTGMRIGEVLALKNEHVDLDEGVLRVCHSKNLPMRLVPVSDSARISLLNYRIARDRQFGNADQADPFIRSPRGGHLPYTTMRCAFDQLLKRANLNPENGRKPRLHDLRHTFACNHLLRAYQEDCNIDDAVHELSVYLGHATLTSTYWYLSSVPILMQQCSKRSESSIKRARLGGES from the coding sequence ATGTCTTCACTCGTCGAACGATACATTGCTTACCGACGCTCGCTGGGGTATCGAATTCACTCAGAGGCGTACTTGTTGAGGTCATTCGGTCAGTACGCCGACAATCACGCTGCGGGGAGGCCACTTACGGTCGAAGTCGCGCTTCAGTGGGCGACCAATTGCAAAGGAAAGAAGCGAATTTACCATGCGAAACGATTGGATGTCGTCCGGTCGCTGGCCCGCTACCTCGCAGTCTTTGACGATCGTACCGAAATCCCGATGCGCGGTCTGCTGGGTAGAAGTTATGATCGTATCCCACCATACATCTTTGCCCCGGCAGAGATATCGCTGTTGTTGGGCACGTGCCTGACGTACGCTCCGTCTTTCAAACGTGATCCAATGACGGGTCTGAGAAACGCCACCGTCATCGGGCTTTTGGCGTGCACCGGAATGCGAATCGGCGAAGTGTTGGCACTGAAGAATGAGCACGTGGATCTCGATGAGGGGGTCTTGAGGGTTTGCCACAGCAAAAACCTGCCGATGCGTCTCGTTCCGGTGTCCGACTCGGCGCGAATCAGCTTGTTGAACTATCGCATCGCGAGGGATCGACAGTTCGGCAATGCGGATCAAGCTGACCCATTCATCCGATCACCTCGCGGTGGGCACCTGCCTTACACAACAATGCGATGCGCGTTCGATCAACTGCTGAAGCGAGCGAATCTGAATCCTGAAAACGGACGTAAACCTCGCTTGCACGATCTGCGACACACCTTCGCGTGCAATCATCTTCTCAGAGCATACCAAGAAGATTGCAACATTGATGACGCAGTCCATGAGTTGTCGGTCTATCTGGGGCACGCAACGCTGACCTCAACGTACTGGTATCTCAGTTCCGTACCGATCTTGATGCAGCAGTGCTCTAAACGGAGCGAATCGTCGATCAAACGCGCTAGACTGGGAGGCGAGTCATGA
- a CDS encoding RNA polymerase sigma factor, which produces MNETSLSLLHRLQESSETESWDRLITLYAPLIRAWLRKYDVQESDADDLVQEVLLAVSKDLSKFEHGGQPGAFRGWLKGILVNRLRNFWRARDRRREARGHSDIDERLAELEIPTSELSQLWNEEHDRYVLRQLLELVKPHFAPNTWTAFDRVALKGERPRDVAAEMKISLNAVVTAKSRVLGRLRQESQGLVDSYSGFSARR; this is translated from the coding sequence ATGAATGAGACGTCGCTTAGTTTGCTGCACCGCCTTCAAGAGTCTTCCGAAACGGAGAGTTGGGATCGGCTCATAACATTGTACGCACCGCTCATTCGAGCATGGCTGCGGAAGTACGACGTTCAAGAGAGCGACGCGGACGATTTAGTACAAGAGGTGTTGCTGGCGGTATCGAAGGATCTCAGCAAGTTTGAGCATGGTGGGCAGCCGGGCGCTTTTCGGGGGTGGCTGAAGGGAATTCTGGTCAATCGGCTGCGAAATTTCTGGCGAGCACGAGATCGCCGTCGAGAGGCACGCGGTCATTCCGATATCGACGAGAGGTTGGCTGAGTTGGAGATTCCAACCAGTGAGTTGAGTCAGCTTTGGAACGAGGAGCACGACCGATACGTCTTGCGACAGCTACTCGAACTGGTCAAGCCTCATTTCGCCCCCAACACGTGGACGGCGTTCGATCGGGTCGCCCTCAAGGGGGAAAGGCCGCGTGATGTTGCAGCAGAAATGAAGATTTCGCTGAATGCCGTTGTGACGGCTAAGTCCAGAGTGCTAGGCAGGTTACGTCAAGAATCCCAAGGGCTTGTCGACTCATATTCGGGTTTTTCGGCCCGGCGCTAA
- a CDS encoding ankyrin repeat domain-containing protein, with translation MWKRFGDRKAESQSDFADVKTANRSSVWNPNLENEGAFVFGLSVTELAIVALMCLPIVLLIGVMLKKMGYSDLTAIGLALLVLTPLNWLVLAYIVFFKWPIHEELELLRRQVADKATPEGIRPALRESQSHPLHVAIRKGYTDVVEALISQGLDVDARTADGQTPLQLAVACEHDEIAELLRRHGATG, from the coding sequence TTGTGGAAGAGATTCGGCGATCGAAAAGCGGAGAGTCAAAGTGATTTTGCCGACGTCAAGACAGCCAATCGTTCGAGCGTCTGGAATCCCAACCTAGAAAATGAAGGTGCCTTTGTGTTTGGTCTGAGCGTCACCGAACTCGCCATCGTCGCATTGATGTGCTTGCCGATCGTCCTCTTAATTGGCGTCATGCTGAAGAAGATGGGCTACTCGGATTTGACCGCAATCGGTCTTGCCCTACTGGTGCTAACGCCGTTGAACTGGCTTGTCTTGGCATATATCGTCTTCTTCAAGTGGCCGATACACGAAGAACTCGAACTGCTGCGACGACAGGTTGCCGATAAGGCAACACCCGAGGGCATACGACCGGCGCTTCGTGAAAGCCAATCGCATCCGCTCCATGTTGCCATACGCAAGGGATACACCGACGTCGTGGAGGCGCTGATTTCGCAGGGGTTGGATGTGGACGCAAGGACTGCTGACGGGCAGACACCGCTTCAGCTCGCCGTTGCCTGCGAGCATGATGAAATAGCTGAGTTGCTGCGTCGACATGGGGCGACGGGGTGA